One window of the Zea mays cultivar B73 chromosome 3, Zm-B73-REFERENCE-NAM-5.0, whole genome shotgun sequence genome contains the following:
- the LOC100384245 gene encoding GDSL esterase/lipase At4g10955-like isoform X1: MTSQKDIFDVAGPTYLTYVNWNCPHHRRSVMASLVQGVYVLERDRQCNRQGADARAPAWWRFFRFEPRQVLTDAADGSIFGAVYAFQPPLHLLDPTAAASAPHYVVAFRGTITKKGSAKRDLELDLQLVRNGLEGRSRFRAAMQAIQDTLAAAAGQHGRVWLAGHSLGSAIATLGAKTLVRAGAPALPTFLFNAPFVSAPVERIGDRRLRQGIRIANSFVTAGVAAVLQRAGGGAHDAAFAAMAAWMPNLFVNPADPISAEYVGYFDHRRKMEAIGAGAVGRLATRNSVKDLLLGIGKGRSGCEPLHLFPSAVLTVNRGPSPDFKTAHGIHQWWRPDLSLECTAHYYT; the protein is encoded by the exons ATGACGTCACAGAAGGACATCTTTGATGTTGCAGGGCCAACGTATCTGACATACGTGAACTG GAACTGCCCTCATCACCGGCGATCCGTCATGGCGAGCCTTGTGCAGGGCGTGTACGTCCTAGAGCGCGACCGGCAGTGCAACAGGCAGGGCGCCGACGCCCGCGCGCCGGCGTGGTGGAGGTTCTTCCGCTTCGAGCCGCGGCAGGTGCTCACCGACGCCGCCGACGGCTCTATTTTCGGCGCCGTGTACGCGTTCCAGCCGCCGCTCCACCTCCTCGACCCCACGGCCGCCGCCAGCGCCCCGCACTACGTCGTCGCCTTCCGCGGGACCATTACCAAGAAGGGCTCGGCGAAGCGGGACCTGGAGCTGGACCTGCAGCTCGTCCGCAACGGACTGGAAGGCAGGTCCCGGTTCCGCGCCGCCATGCAGGCGATCCAAGACaccctggcggcggcggcggggcagCACGGCCGCGTCTGGCTTGCGGGCCACTCGCTGGGCTCCGCCATTGCGACGCTGGGTGCCAAGACCCTGGTCAGGGCAGGCGCCCCCGCCCTGCCCACGTTCCTCTTCAACGCGCCGTTCGTGTCCGCGCCGGTGGAGCGGATCGGGGACCGGCGGCTGAGGCAGGGCATCCGCATCGCCAACAGCTTCGTCACGGCCGGTGTGGCAGCCGTCCTGCAGCGAGCCGGCGGCGGCGCCCACGACGCGGCGTTCGCGGCGATGGCGGCTTGGATGCCTAATCTGTTCGTGAACCCGGCGGACCCCATCAGCGCCGAGTACGTGGGGTACTTCGACCACCGCAGGAAGATGGAGGCCATCGGGGCCGGCGCCGTGGGGAGGCTGGCCACGAGGAACTCGGTCAAGGACCTGCTGCTGGGCATTGGAAAGGGTCGCAGCGGCTGCGAACCGCTGCACCTCTTCCCGTCTGCCGTTCTGACGGTGAACCGCGGGCCGTCGCCGGACTTCAAGACGGCGCACGGGATCCACCAATGGTGGCGGCCCGACCTGTCACTGGAGTGCACCGCGCATTACTACACGTGA